A genomic window from Solanum dulcamara chromosome 11, daSolDulc1.2, whole genome shotgun sequence includes:
- the LOC129874761 gene encoding E3 ubiquitin-protein ligase WAV3-like isoform X2: MVLGWRRAFCTSIPRDRDTKENTNPTPSPRLSSKFGFFSNPSTPRFQSPPVSSSILRCRTTAAPPPTATVQAASAPGSPKLQCKTKNSPRFFNRSTPSSPRSPSTFSLLKSSLRFPKTKCGTCLQAVKTGQGTAIFTAECSHSFHFPCIAALLRKQTALVCPVCHFEWKELPLLSIQDTHKPVKVEEKTIREVSPSPKAKGDVKFTNESNFQGRPILKVYNDDEPLMSPTSGARFNPIPESDEYDEENDNVVEEFQGFFVDANVKPVKESLVNFTNLEARLLPEAAVVSVGRSYETYVIILKLKAPPALARTARRAPIDLVMVLDVSGKMKTQNIQMMKRAMRLVISSLSSSDRLSIVAFSTTSKRLLPLRRMTTSGKRSARRIVDAIIALDGTGTSASDALKKAAKVLEDRRERNPVATIMLLSDSPNDRSTTTISTNQRHQSSIVSTCTRFNNLEIPVHSIGLNQSNDEVFTKFIGGILNVVVQDLRFQLGFVSGSAPAEVAAVYSYTNRPAALGSGSLRLGDFYAEEERELLVELKVPTSAIGTHHVLSVRCSYKDPSTQELVYCKEQALLVPRPHAFRSSTPNIQRLRDLFISTRAMAESKRMIERNDLTGAHHMLSSARALLVQSNSSSAGEFVHGLETELSEVHYRRQNQAQVQSQQPHRRRINVQQREEDKAEPLTPTSAWRAAERLAKVAIMRKSLNRVSDLHGFEDARF; the protein is encoded by the exons ATGGTTTTGGGATGGCGAAGAGCTTTTTGTACATCGATCCCCAGAGATCGAGATACTAAAGAGAACACAAACCCAACTCCCAGTCCCAGGCTCAGTTCCAAATTTGGGTTTTTCTCTAACCCTTCAACTCCACGCTTTCAGTCTCCGCCAGTTTCAAGTTCAATACTCCGTTGCCGGACCACTGCTGCTCCGCCACCAACCGCTACTGTTCAGGCGGCGTCAGCCCCTGGAAGTCCAAAGCTTCAATGTAAAACCAAAAACAGCCCCCGGTTTTTCAACCGCTCTACGCCATCTTCCCCACGTTCACCTTCTACTTTTTCGCTTCTCAAATCCAGCTTACGCTTTCCTAAG ACAAAGTGCGGCACATGCTTACAGGCGGTGAAGACTGGGCAAGGAACTGCCATTTTCACGGCTGAGTGCTCTCACAGTTTTCATTTCCCATGTATCGCAGCTTTGTTAAGGAAACAAACAGCCCTTGTATGTCCTGTTTGCCATTTTGAATGGAAGGAGCTGCCTCTATTGTCGATACAGGATACTCACAAGCCAGTAAAAGTTGAAGAGAAAACAATTAGAGAAGTATCTCCATCACCCAAAGCAAAAGGAGATGTCAAATTTACAAATGAAAGCAACTTTCAGGGAAGGCCTATTTTGAAAGTGTATAATGATGATGAGCCACTGATGTCTCCTACATCTGGTGCTCGGTTCAATCCGATACCGGAATCCGATGAGTACGATGAAGAGAATGATAATGTAGTGGAAGAATTTCAAGGATTTTTTGTCGACGCAAACGTGAAGCCGGTGAAGGAGAGTTTGGTAAATTTTACCAACCTCGAGGCGAGGTTATTGCCTGAAGCTGCCGTTGTATCTGTTGGCCGGAGTTATGAAACGTATGTAATAATATTGAAACTGAAAGCTCCACCGGCGTTGGCAAGGACAGCTCGAAGAGCACCTATTGATCTTGTTATGGTGCTTGATGTTAGCGGAAAAATGAAAACTCAGAATATCCAAATGATGAAACGTGCCATGAGGTTAGTTATATCATCGCTATCGTCATCCGATCGGCTTTCAATTGTGGCCTTCTCCACAACCTCCAAACGGCTTTTACCACTAAGGAGAATGACAACAAGCGGAAAACGATCGGCACGTCGCATTGTAGATGCCATTATTGCTCTAGATGGAACAGGAACTAGTGCAAGCGACGCTCTCAAAAAGGCTGCGAAGGTTCTAGAAGATCGCAGAGAGCGTAACCCCGTCGCTACCATCATGCTCTTATCAGACAGTCCAAATGATCGTTCCACCACCACCATCTCCACCAATCAACGGCATCAATCTTCCATCGTTTCCACCTGCACGCGCTTCAACAACTTGGAGATTCCGGTACATTCCATCGGACTGAACCAATCCAACGACGAAGTATTCACAAAATTCATTGGAGGCATATTAAACGTCGTCGTTCAGGATCTCCGATTTCAACTAGGATTCGTCTCCGGTTCGGCGCCGGCAGAAGTAGCGGCGGTTTATTCCTATACAAACCGTCCGGCTGCTCTCGGTTCCGGTTCACTTCGTCTCGGCGATTTCTACGCCGAGGAAGAAAGGGAATTGTTGGTGGAACTAAAAGTTCCCACATCAGCAATTGGGACCCACCATGTATTGTCCGTTCGATGCTCTTACAAAGACCCATCAACTCAAGAGCTCGTATACTGTAAAGAACAAGCTCTTTTGGTCCCAAGACCCCACGCCTTTCGATCATCAACCCCTAATATCCAACGGCTCAGAGATCTTTTCATTTCCACTCGAGCCATGGCTGAGTCTAAGCGAATGATTGAACGAAACGACTTAACCGGCGCGCACCACATGTTGTCATCTGCTCGTGCTTTATTAGTTCAATCAAATTCTAGCTCAGCTGGTGAATTCGTTCATGGCTTGGAAACCGAGCTGTCTGAGGTTCATTACAGAAGGCAAAATCAAGCTCAGGTTCAGTCTCAGCAGCCACACAGACGCAGAATAAACGTACAACAAAGAGAAGAGGATAAAGCTGAGCCGCTTACACCTACATCGGCTTGGAGAGCCGCTGAAAGGCTAGCTAAAGTGGCTATCATGAGAAAATCGTTGAATAGAGTCAGTGATTTACACGGCTTCGAAGATGCAAgattttag
- the LOC129874761 gene encoding E3 ubiquitin-protein ligase WAV3-like isoform X1, with amino-acid sequence MVLGWRRAFCTSIPRDRDTKENTNPTPSPRLSSKFGFFSNPSTPRFQSPPVSSSILRCRTTAAPPPTATVQAASAPGSPKLQCKTKNSPRFFNRSTPSSPRSPSTFSLLKSSLRFPKQTKCGTCLQAVKTGQGTAIFTAECSHSFHFPCIAALLRKQTALVCPVCHFEWKELPLLSIQDTHKPVKVEEKTIREVSPSPKAKGDVKFTNESNFQGRPILKVYNDDEPLMSPTSGARFNPIPESDEYDEENDNVVEEFQGFFVDANVKPVKESLVNFTNLEARLLPEAAVVSVGRSYETYVIILKLKAPPALARTARRAPIDLVMVLDVSGKMKTQNIQMMKRAMRLVISSLSSSDRLSIVAFSTTSKRLLPLRRMTTSGKRSARRIVDAIIALDGTGTSASDALKKAAKVLEDRRERNPVATIMLLSDSPNDRSTTTISTNQRHQSSIVSTCTRFNNLEIPVHSIGLNQSNDEVFTKFIGGILNVVVQDLRFQLGFVSGSAPAEVAAVYSYTNRPAALGSGSLRLGDFYAEEERELLVELKVPTSAIGTHHVLSVRCSYKDPSTQELVYCKEQALLVPRPHAFRSSTPNIQRLRDLFISTRAMAESKRMIERNDLTGAHHMLSSARALLVQSNSSSAGEFVHGLETELSEVHYRRQNQAQVQSQQPHRRRINVQQREEDKAEPLTPTSAWRAAERLAKVAIMRKSLNRVSDLHGFEDARF; translated from the exons ATGGTTTTGGGATGGCGAAGAGCTTTTTGTACATCGATCCCCAGAGATCGAGATACTAAAGAGAACACAAACCCAACTCCCAGTCCCAGGCTCAGTTCCAAATTTGGGTTTTTCTCTAACCCTTCAACTCCACGCTTTCAGTCTCCGCCAGTTTCAAGTTCAATACTCCGTTGCCGGACCACTGCTGCTCCGCCACCAACCGCTACTGTTCAGGCGGCGTCAGCCCCTGGAAGTCCAAAGCTTCAATGTAAAACCAAAAACAGCCCCCGGTTTTTCAACCGCTCTACGCCATCTTCCCCACGTTCACCTTCTACTTTTTCGCTTCTCAAATCCAGCTTACGCTTTCCTAAG CAGACAAAGTGCGGCACATGCTTACAGGCGGTGAAGACTGGGCAAGGAACTGCCATTTTCACGGCTGAGTGCTCTCACAGTTTTCATTTCCCATGTATCGCAGCTTTGTTAAGGAAACAAACAGCCCTTGTATGTCCTGTTTGCCATTTTGAATGGAAGGAGCTGCCTCTATTGTCGATACAGGATACTCACAAGCCAGTAAAAGTTGAAGAGAAAACAATTAGAGAAGTATCTCCATCACCCAAAGCAAAAGGAGATGTCAAATTTACAAATGAAAGCAACTTTCAGGGAAGGCCTATTTTGAAAGTGTATAATGATGATGAGCCACTGATGTCTCCTACATCTGGTGCTCGGTTCAATCCGATACCGGAATCCGATGAGTACGATGAAGAGAATGATAATGTAGTGGAAGAATTTCAAGGATTTTTTGTCGACGCAAACGTGAAGCCGGTGAAGGAGAGTTTGGTAAATTTTACCAACCTCGAGGCGAGGTTATTGCCTGAAGCTGCCGTTGTATCTGTTGGCCGGAGTTATGAAACGTATGTAATAATATTGAAACTGAAAGCTCCACCGGCGTTGGCAAGGACAGCTCGAAGAGCACCTATTGATCTTGTTATGGTGCTTGATGTTAGCGGAAAAATGAAAACTCAGAATATCCAAATGATGAAACGTGCCATGAGGTTAGTTATATCATCGCTATCGTCATCCGATCGGCTTTCAATTGTGGCCTTCTCCACAACCTCCAAACGGCTTTTACCACTAAGGAGAATGACAACAAGCGGAAAACGATCGGCACGTCGCATTGTAGATGCCATTATTGCTCTAGATGGAACAGGAACTAGTGCAAGCGACGCTCTCAAAAAGGCTGCGAAGGTTCTAGAAGATCGCAGAGAGCGTAACCCCGTCGCTACCATCATGCTCTTATCAGACAGTCCAAATGATCGTTCCACCACCACCATCTCCACCAATCAACGGCATCAATCTTCCATCGTTTCCACCTGCACGCGCTTCAACAACTTGGAGATTCCGGTACATTCCATCGGACTGAACCAATCCAACGACGAAGTATTCACAAAATTCATTGGAGGCATATTAAACGTCGTCGTTCAGGATCTCCGATTTCAACTAGGATTCGTCTCCGGTTCGGCGCCGGCAGAAGTAGCGGCGGTTTATTCCTATACAAACCGTCCGGCTGCTCTCGGTTCCGGTTCACTTCGTCTCGGCGATTTCTACGCCGAGGAAGAAAGGGAATTGTTGGTGGAACTAAAAGTTCCCACATCAGCAATTGGGACCCACCATGTATTGTCCGTTCGATGCTCTTACAAAGACCCATCAACTCAAGAGCTCGTATACTGTAAAGAACAAGCTCTTTTGGTCCCAAGACCCCACGCCTTTCGATCATCAACCCCTAATATCCAACGGCTCAGAGATCTTTTCATTTCCACTCGAGCCATGGCTGAGTCTAAGCGAATGATTGAACGAAACGACTTAACCGGCGCGCACCACATGTTGTCATCTGCTCGTGCTTTATTAGTTCAATCAAATTCTAGCTCAGCTGGTGAATTCGTTCATGGCTTGGAAACCGAGCTGTCTGAGGTTCATTACAGAAGGCAAAATCAAGCTCAGGTTCAGTCTCAGCAGCCACACAGACGCAGAATAAACGTACAACAAAGAGAAGAGGATAAAGCTGAGCCGCTTACACCTACATCGGCTTGGAGAGCCGCTGAAAGGCTAGCTAAAGTGGCTATCATGAGAAAATCGTTGAATAGAGTCAGTGATTTACACGGCTTCGAAGATGCAAgattttag
- the LOC129872864 gene encoding protein RMD5 homolog, translating to MELSTIKDAFDRVTKKQKVASSKSQEVMEQIGHEIEQALLRIQSANDTASLSEHKVILSELKAKLKEVAPLSQLEGTQKELNVALSKYPKLLEKSLNPDISKAYRNVGSDIHTVNQIIASHFYREGHFDLGDCFVNEARESEAAGQKSPFLQMYQILEAMRSRNLEPALSWATTNSEKLKLSGSDIEMKLHRQQFVEILQKRGRDGALNYARTFFPPFATKYLAEIQKLMACLLWAGKLESSPYSDLLSPFHWDKLAEELARQFCNLMGQSYESPLSVTIAAGVQGLPTLLKLMNVMTGKKQEWQSMKQLPVPVDLDREFQFHSIFVCPVSRDQATEENPPMLMSCGHVLCKQSITKLSKNNNTRPFKCPYCPTEVEVGQCRQLFF from the coding sequence ATGGAGCTGAGTACCATTAAAGATGCATTTGATCGTGTCACAAAGAAGCAAAAGGTTGCATCATCAAAATCTCAAGAAGTGATGGAGCAGATCGGTCATGAAATAGAACAAGCACTGTTGAGAATACAATCAGCAAATGATACTGCATCTTTGAGTGAACACAAAGTGATTCTTAGTGAACTTAAAGCCAAGTTGAAGGAAGTTGCTCCACTCAGTCAGTTGGAAGGAACACAAAAAGAACTAAATGTTGCACTAAGCAAGTACCCGAAGCTCCTTGAGAAGTCACTCAATCCTGATATATCAAAGGCTTACAGGAATGTTGGTTCTGATATCCATACTGTTAACCAGATAATTGCAAGCCATTTCTACCGGGAAGGCCACTTTGATCTTGGTGATTGTTTCGTAAATGAGGCCAGAGAATCTGAAGCTGCAGGCCAGAAATCTCCTTTTCTGCAAATGTATCAAATACTTGAAGCCATGAGGTCTAGGAACCTAGAGCCAGCTCTGAGTTGGGCCACCACGAATAGTGAGAAACTTAAGCTGAGTGGATCTGATATTGAAATGAAGCTACACAGGCAGCAGTTTGTGGAAATTCTGCAAAAAAGAGGTAGAGATGGAGCTTTAAATTATGCTAGAACTTTCTTCCCACCTTTTGCCACCAAATATTTGGCAGAGATCCAGAAGCTCATGGCCTGTCTATTATGGGCTGGGAAACTGGAGTCCTCACCGTACTCAGATTTACTATCACCTTTCCACTGGGATAAATTGGCTGAAGAGCTTGCTCGGCAGTTCTGTAATCTCATGGGTCAATCCTATGAGAGTCCGTTGAGTGTGACCATTGCGGCAGGCGTCCAGGGGTTGCCAACCCTTCTGAAACTGATGAATGTGATGACTGGGAAAAAGCAGGAATGGCAATCCATGAAACAATTACCTGTGCCAGTAGACTTGGACAGAGAATTTCAGTTCCACTCTATCTTTGTCTGTCCAGTGAGTCGGGATCAGGCAACTGAGGAGAATCCGCCTATGCTGATGTCTTGCGGGCATGTGCTATGCAAGCAATCTATTACAAAACTGTCAAAGAATAACAACACACGGCCTTTCAAGTGTCCTTACTGCCCCACGGAGGTTGAGGTCGGTCAGTGTAGACAATTGTTCTTCTAG